A segment of the Neisseria chenwenguii genome:
TACCAACCCGAAGGCAACCGCAACCGCACCGCCTCCGCCTCGCTCGGCTGGAACAACCAAACCCTCGGCTACTTCAGCCTTTCCTATCTCTTTAGCGAAGGCGGCGGAGAATCAGCCGAAAAAATCGGCACCTTAAGCTGGAGCCGCAGCTTCGGCCGCCGCGTCAGCCTCTCCGCAGGCGGCAGCACCAACTTCGGCGAACGCAAACAAAACAGCATCTACGGCGGGCTGCACATCAGCCTCGACCGCGGTTACGCCTTCGGCATCAGCGGCAGCCGCAACAGCGGCGAAGGCAACAGCAAACAGATTTCCCTCAGCAAAAGCAGCAACGGCCTGAACAGCCCGTATTGGAACATCGGCTGGCAGCAGCAAACCCGTTCAGACGGCCAAAGCAGCAGCAACCTAACCGCCAACATCCAATACAACACCCAATACGCCGACACCTGGGCCAGCCTGCACAACGCCGCCGACAACACCCAATGGAGCGCCGGCGCCCGCGGCGGCCTCGTCCTCATGAGCGGCGGCCTTTTCCCCGCCCGCACCGTCAGCGACAGCTTTGCCGTCGTCGATACCGGCATGCCCGACGTTACCGTAACCGCCGCCAACAACACCGTCGGCAAAACCAACCGCAAAGGCCTGCTGCTCGTGCCCAACCTGTTTGCCCATCAGAAAAACCAAATCGGCATCGACACCCTCGATTTGCCCGAAAACATCGTCGCCGACCGCACCCAATCCGAAATTATCCCCGCCGACCACGCCGGCATGAACGTCAAATTCAAACTCAAAAAAGTGCAGTCCGGCACCCTGACCCTGAAAGACCAAAACGGCGCATTCATCGAAAGCGGCAGCATCATCACCGCTGAAAACGGCGAAAACACCATCGTCGGCTTCGACGGCGAAAGCTACCTCGAAAACCTCGCCGCCGGCGAAAACCGCTTTACCGTCAGCCTTTCAGACGGCCAAACCTGCCGCTTCAGCCTCAGCTATCCCGAAACGGAAAGCAGCGAAATCAAACAGTTCGGCGATGTCGTCTGCACACCCTAATGCCGTCTGAAAAAAGGAACACCCATGACTTTTTTAAAACACCCCCTGCAGTCCGCTCTAGCCGCCGCCGTTTTGTGTACCGCACCACAGGCTTTCGCCCTTCCCGTTTGCACGGCAAACATGCCGGGCATCAATTTCGGTCAAGTGGATATGCTTAATGGAACAGGCCTGATTACGCAGGGAACGCTGAGCGTTACCTGTACCAACGACGGCGGCATCCGAACCGCTCCCGGCGCCATCAACAACAACGCCAGAACCTTCTTTATCTGTCTCAGCATTGATGCAGGCCGCGCCATTTCCGGCCAAAATGCCAATGACTTCTACTTCGAACCCCGTAAAATGTGCACCAGAGAATCAGGAGGATGCAGCCCAACCGACAACCTCATCGACTTCAACCTCTATACCGATGCTTCCGGCCAATCCATTTGGGGAACGACAAATCCGGACAGAAGCCACAAAAACTTCATTTCCACCACCATGACCGTTCCCTACGGTCAATCCATTACCCGAACCTTTCCGGTTAACGGCAAAATCCTATCCGCCGCAAGCGGTGCCGTCCCCGGCAAATATTGGAACCCCTTCACATCAACCTCTACTTCACTACAATACCGTTATAACATCGGCACCGCAGTTCCCAACCGTTGTGACGGCGGTTATGAAGGAGGCGTGTCACAGTTTCCTTTCAAAGCGGAAGCCGACATCATCAAAAGCTGCACTATCAGCAACCTGCGGGACATCGACTTCGGCACCCAACGCGCCGGTGCCGCCAACCTTGCCCAACGCACACAGTTTTCCGTTACCTGCACCAAAAATACACCCTACAACATCGGCCTGCGCCCTTCCAACGGCAACCGCGACGGTGCAGGCAAAATGGCCTCGACCCGCACTTGGAACAACTACGACCTTATCCCCTACCAACTGCGTTCCGAACACGGCGACAACGGCAAAGTATGGGGCGACAACGGCGTCAGCGCCTCATCAACCGGTAACGGCATCGGCGGCATCGGCACGGGGCAACCGGTAAAGCATACTGTTTATGCCACCGTTCCCTCCGCAGACTTTACACCCGACACGTACACCGACAGAGTAACCGTCAGCGTTTACTATTAAAAGAGAACGCCGTCTGAAACGACTTTCAGACGGCATTCTCTTTTTCCTGAAAATTCTAAAATTTTTAAAATATACTTAAAAACAGACCGGAGGTCTGGAAGCCCGCCGCCAGAAATCTTTGACCGCATTCAGCATATCTCCGACGGAACCGCCACCAACCTGCTTCAGATCATACAGATTCAATTCTTTCATTTCCAACCTCCTTTAAATATAAATAAAGATTCGCTAAAGAATTCCTGCACCAATTTGCTGCAAGACCTTAAGTAAGACCGAACATGCCCGCGATGGTTTGTTTTTTTAACTTTTTTATCAAAACCATGTAAAAAAATGAAAACCCTATTTCATTACAATCAGATCGCGGGCAGTTACGGATTTTCAGACGGCATTATCAAATACGGGCTTACATCCAAAACGGACGGATACGGAAAGGTACAACATAAAGTTTTAGCCGTCCGGCACGCTTATACGCGTCATCAAAATGAGAACTGCTGCCGGAATATCCGCCTGCAATCCGGTTTAATTCATACAGATTTAATTCTTTCATTTTCGTCTCCTTAAAAACAGACATACCGACAACAGGGAATTCCGCCTACCAAAACAGGCCGTCTTCACATCAAACGGTACTGGCCAATCCAAGCATCAGCGGCTGAGTTTTCAGACGGCCTTTCGGGTTGTCAACAACAACAGGCAATATCAGATAAAGGACACATTTAGGCATTCGAGCATTTGCTGCCCCTGCAAATATTTGCGATTTGAATATCAACAAACTGCCTCAAATCCGCCCCTCTGTCGCAATTACCCACTAAAAATGAGTAACGCAGCTTACGCTGTCAACTTGCTGCTGCTGAAAATAGCTTTCGGGATTCAACAAAGTTATCTACCCCGTATTCCATCTACAAATCCTCTTCCAAACTGATAAATTTGGCTACCTGCAACAATGACACCAGCTACGGCAACTATTGCTGCCACGGGACCAGCTCCACCACTGATTTTTTCCAAGTCAGATTGATTTAAAATTTTCATAGCAATCTCCAATTAAATATTGCATTGATTTAAGCGTAATTTCCATTAATATAACCATAGGGGTTCACATACTGGAAGTTACTGATCCACGACCGAGTTGCCCGCCCAACCGCTTTACCGAAATCATATACATCGCCGCCACCGGCGACCTGTTCCAGCTCATACAGTTTCAACTCTTTCATTTTTATCTCCTTAAAAAATGATTTACTGAAAAACCAACTGCCTGCAACATTCCGTTG
Coding sequences within it:
- a CDS encoding Csu type fimbrial protein, whose product is MTFLKHPLQSALAAAVLCTAPQAFALPVCTANMPGINFGQVDMLNGTGLITQGTLSVTCTNDGGIRTAPGAINNNARTFFICLSIDAGRAISGQNANDFYFEPRKMCTRESGGCSPTDNLIDFNLYTDASGQSIWGTTNPDRSHKNFISTTMTVPYGQSITRTFPVNGKILSAASGAVPGKYWNPFTSTSTSLQYRYNIGTAVPNRCDGGYEGGVSQFPFKAEADIIKSCTISNLRDIDFGTQRAGAANLAQRTQFSVTCTKNTPYNIGLRPSNGNRDGAGKMASTRTWNNYDLIPYQLRSEHGDNGKVWGDNGVSASSTGNGIGGIGTGQPVKHTVYATVPSADFTPDTYTDRVTVSVYY
- a CDS encoding class IIb bacteriocin, lactobin A/cerein 7B family, which encodes MKILNQSDLEKISGGAGPVAAIVAVAGVIVAGSQIYQFGRGFVDGIRGR